The sequence below is a genomic window from bacterium.
ATCGAGCAGAGGATCGATGATGCGGCCGGTGATCGGTCCAAAGAACCGATCGTAGGCGTCTCCGACCTTTCCCCAACCGGCGACTTCAAATCGATGAAACGCTTCGGGGTCGATGGGCGCCTGGCTCACGATACGCCCTCGGGCCGGATGGCGATGCAGCGCTCCGGGCGCAGCGCGAGGAAGACCCGGTCCCCCCGCCGCACGACGACGGAAGGGTGCGCGCGGACCCGCAGCACCTGGCCGCCGACGGCAAGGCGGCAGTCCATGCACTCGCCGAGAAACACGACCTGCTCGACGGTCGCCTCCCACGCGCCCTCCGGCTGCGGCCGCTCGTGGATCGACACGTCCTCCGGCCGCACGGAGACGGTGACCTCCCGGCCGGCTGCGGCCCCCTCCGGGATCGCGCATACCAGCGGACCGCACGCGGTCTCCACCCGATACCGGTCGCCGCCCGCGGCCGCGACGACGCGGCCCGGTACGAGGTTCGTCGACCCGATGAAGTCGGTCACGAACCGGTTGACCGGCCGCTCGTAGATCTCCCGGGGAGACCCGAGCTGCACGATGCGCCCCTCGTGCATCACCGCCACGGTGTTGGACATCGCCAGCGCCTCGACCTGGTCGTGGGTCACGTAGATCGTCGTAATGCCCAGCTGGCGCTGAAGGGCGCGGAGCTCGAGCCGCATCTGCTCGCGCAATTTCGCGTCCAGGTTGGACATCGGCTCATCGAGCAGGAGCACCTTCGGCTCACG
It includes:
- a CDS encoding ABC transporter ATP-binding protein; protein product: MVKVSGLVKIFRDGRAATTACDGISFDVPAGKFFTLLGPSGCGKTTTLRSIAGLERPDAGEIELDGAVVYSSYRSVFVPPNRRDIGMVFQSYAIWPHMTVFDNVAFPLRVGRTHGGRAALTGKVRHALATVRLDELEQRPATRLSGGQQQRLALARALVREPKVLLLDEPMSNLDAKLREQMRLELRALQRQLGITTIYVTHDQVEALAMSNTVAVMHEGRIVQLGSPREIYERPVNRFVTDFIGSTNLVPGRVVAAAGGDRYRVETACGPLVCAIPEGAAAGREVTVSVRPEDVSIHERPQPEGAWEATVEQVVFLGECMDCRLAVGGQVLRVRAHPSVVVRRGDRVFLALRPERCIAIRPEGVS